One Paracidovorax avenae ATCC 19860 genomic region harbors:
- the purB gene encoding adenylosuccinate lyase yields MPVSVFDMQSLQHLWSTDEVRAIFGEENRVQKWLDVEAALASAQADMGIIPRDAAREIADKARVRHIDIGRMSADIRRIRHSLVPALRQLQAACSADHGEWIHYGATTQDVIDTGVALQLKEFHAVALRDMRAVGRELARLAVEHRDTLMAGRTHGVQALPITFGHKCAVWLDELGRHHERLVQAAPRVLVGMLAGAVGSQAAFGPNAAELEERVLRRLGLGVPPISWAPARDRFAEYANLLALIGGTLSKIGNELFNMQRDECDEVEEGFPEGKLGSSTMPHKRNPVSAENLAGLSRPLRYSAAMMVEGMVQESERDGIAWKVEWKALPEACMIAGAMLFQARHLLAGLKVNAAAMAANLGRMHGYLLSERVMLELSARVGKQTAHEWIYEASMHGITHKLGFAEAMRHHESLGRLLTEDEIHDLTDPAGYLGQCGPAVDRVVAAHGAWLQG; encoded by the coding sequence ATGCCCGTTTCCGTTTTCGACATGCAGTCGCTCCAGCATCTCTGGAGCACGGACGAAGTCCGCGCCATCTTCGGAGAGGAGAACCGCGTGCAGAAGTGGCTCGACGTCGAGGCCGCGCTGGCCTCTGCCCAGGCCGACATGGGGATCATTCCCCGGGACGCGGCCCGCGAGATCGCCGACAAGGCCAGGGTCCGGCATATCGACATCGGCAGGATGTCCGCCGATATCCGGCGCATCAGGCATTCGCTGGTGCCCGCGCTGCGCCAGTTGCAGGCCGCATGCTCCGCCGACCACGGCGAGTGGATCCACTACGGCGCCACGACCCAGGATGTGATCGATACCGGCGTCGCGCTGCAGCTCAAGGAATTCCACGCGGTCGCGCTGCGCGACATGCGGGCCGTGGGGCGGGAACTGGCCCGCCTGGCGGTGGAGCACCGCGACACGCTGATGGCCGGGCGCACGCACGGCGTCCAGGCGCTGCCGATCACCTTCGGCCACAAGTGCGCCGTGTGGCTCGACGAACTCGGCCGCCACCACGAGCGGCTCGTGCAGGCCGCCCCGCGCGTGCTGGTGGGGATGCTGGCCGGGGCGGTGGGAAGCCAGGCGGCCTTCGGCCCCAACGCCGCGGAGCTGGAGGAGCGCGTGCTGCGCAGGCTGGGCCTGGGCGTGCCGCCGATCAGCTGGGCCCCGGCGCGCGACCGCTTCGCAGAGTACGCCAACCTGCTGGCGCTGATCGGCGGCACGCTGTCGAAGATCGGCAACGAGCTCTTCAACATGCAGCGCGACGAGTGCGACGAAGTGGAGGAAGGCTTCCCCGAGGGAAAGCTGGGCTCGTCCACGATGCCCCACAAGCGCAACCCCGTCTCGGCCGAGAACCTCGCCGGGCTCTCGCGGCCGCTGCGCTACAGCGCCGCCATGATGGTCGAGGGCATGGTGCAGGAAAGCGAGCGCGACGGCATCGCCTGGAAGGTGGAATGGAAGGCGCTTCCAGAGGCCTGCATGATCGCCGGGGCGATGCTGTTCCAGGCCAGGCACCTGCTGGCGGGGCTGAAGGTGAATGCCGCCGCGATGGCGGCCAACCTCGGCAGGATGCACGGCTACCTGCTCTCCGAACGGGTGATGCTCGAACTCTCCGCCCGCGTGGGCAAGCAGACCGCCCACGAGTGGATTTACGAGGCATCGATGCACGGCATCACCCACAAGCTCGGCTTCGCCGAAGCGATGCGCCACCACGAAAGCCTGGGCCGGCTCCTGACGGAGGACGAGATCCACGACCTGACGGATCCCGCCGGCTACCTGGGCCAGTGCGGGCCCGCGGTGGACCGCGTGGTGGCGGCGCACGGGGCGTGGCTGCAGGGGTGA
- a CDS encoding BCCT family transporter yields the protein MQAPSASPPPPGRPSLLERARSAALGNLQLTVSAGLIAAVVLWGLASPASLGTFFGALLSDITRNFGWLYLWVVLALVVLALFLALSRYGDLKLGDEDEEPEFSTATWFAMLFAAGMGIGLVFWGVAEPVSHYGLPPPGIAPQTPEAAGAAMRYAFFHWGLHPWAIYGIVGLAIAFFQFRRQAPALVSSATESLPWRGMRHLSPLVNVLAVVATAFGVAASLGMGAAQINGGLQAVFGVPVGPWPQAAIIVVTTALFITSAVSGVDRGIKWLSSANLLLAAFLALAVFLLGPTVSLVNTFTNTLGAYLSEFVRTSLRMSPFRDSTWVGDWTIFYWSWWIAWSPFVGLFIARVSRGRTIREFVLGTVIAPSLVGFLWFSIFGGTALHLEIFRQIPLAAAAQADPATAMFAMFGAMPLGLAMSIVATVLVVVFFVTSGDSATLVLGTMSTRGDPDPSARVKIVWGLLVAGIALSLLFAGGLQAVQTATIVFALPFALVLVLMAVALLRAVREDHEAERQRERALRRRMREMAMRE from the coding sequence ATGCAAGCCCCATCCGCCTCCCCTCCGCCTCCAGGGCGCCCCTCCCTCCTCGAGCGCGCCAGGAGCGCGGCGCTCGGCAACCTGCAACTCACGGTCTCGGCCGGGCTGATCGCGGCCGTGGTGCTCTGGGGGCTGGCATCCCCCGCCAGCCTCGGTACGTTCTTCGGCGCGCTGCTGTCGGACATCACCCGGAACTTCGGGTGGCTGTACCTGTGGGTGGTGCTGGCACTGGTCGTGCTGGCCCTCTTCCTCGCCCTCAGCCGCTACGGCGACCTGAAGCTGGGCGACGAGGACGAGGAACCCGAGTTCTCCACCGCGACGTGGTTCGCGATGCTCTTCGCGGCGGGCATGGGCATCGGCCTGGTGTTCTGGGGCGTGGCGGAGCCGGTCTCGCACTACGGGCTGCCGCCGCCCGGCATCGCCCCGCAAACGCCGGAGGCCGCGGGGGCCGCCATGCGCTACGCCTTCTTCCACTGGGGCCTGCATCCCTGGGCCATCTACGGCATCGTCGGGCTGGCGATCGCCTTCTTCCAGTTCCGCCGGCAGGCCCCGGCCCTGGTGAGCTCCGCCACCGAATCGCTGCCCTGGCGCGGCATGCGCCACCTCTCGCCGCTGGTGAACGTGCTGGCGGTGGTGGCCACGGCGTTCGGGGTCGCCGCCTCGCTTGGCATGGGCGCCGCGCAGATCAACGGCGGCCTGCAGGCGGTGTTCGGCGTGCCGGTGGGCCCCTGGCCGCAGGCCGCCATCATCGTGGTGACGACGGCGCTGTTCATCACCTCGGCGGTGAGCGGCGTAGACCGGGGCATCAAGTGGCTCTCCAGCGCCAACCTGCTGCTCGCGGCCTTCCTGGCGCTGGCGGTGTTCCTGCTCGGACCCACGGTGTCGCTGGTGAACACCTTCACCAACACGCTCGGCGCCTACCTCAGCGAATTCGTGCGCACCAGCCTGCGCATGTCGCCGTTCCGGGACAGCACCTGGGTGGGCGACTGGACCATCTTCTACTGGTCGTGGTGGATCGCGTGGTCGCCGTTCGTGGGCCTGTTCATCGCGCGCGTCTCGCGTGGGCGCACGATCCGCGAATTCGTGCTGGGCACGGTGATCGCGCCCAGCCTGGTGGGCTTCCTGTGGTTCTCGATCTTCGGCGGCACCGCGCTGCACCTCGAGATTTTCCGCCAGATCCCCCTGGCCGCCGCGGCCCAGGCCGACCCGGCCACCGCGATGTTCGCCATGTTCGGCGCGATGCCGCTGGGGCTGGCGATGTCCATCGTGGCAACGGTGCTGGTGGTTGTGTTCTTCGTGACCTCGGGCGACTCGGCCACGCTGGTGCTGGGCACGATGAGCACCCGGGGCGACCCGGACCCGTCCGCACGCGTGAAGATCGTTTGGGGCCTGCTGGTGGCCGGCATCGCGCTGTCGCTGCTGTTCGCGGGCGGTCTGCAGGCGGTACAGACCGCCACCATCGTGTTCGCGCTGCCGTTCGCGCTGGTGCTGGTGCTGATGGCGGTGGCCCTGCTGCGCGCGGTGCGCGAGGACCACGAGGCCGAGCGCCAACGCGAACGCGCCCTGCGGCGCCGGATGCGCGAAATGGCGATGCGCGAATGA
- the glgB gene encoding 1,4-alpha-glucan branching protein GlgB, protein MRQWLAADTVVRKPAFLLRSFFPDLLQDPTVPSNDSSLLTAHDAYLLREGTHARLYQSLGCHLRRTAGVPAQEARGADFAVWAPNAASVSVIGDWNGWNPEADPLAPRGDDSGVWEGFAPHAAHGQAYKFRIVSRNGGRVLEKADPLAICSELPPRTASRIWDLDYTWNDGEWMASRGPRNALGAPMSIYEVHAGSWRRKDGQFMGYRELAHALGEYVQSMGFTHVELMPITEHPFYGSWGYQTTGYFAPTSRYGTPQDFMYFVDHLHQRGIGVLLDWVPSHFPMDGHGLAEFDGTHLYEHADPRQGFHPEWNSAIFNYGRNEVRSFLVSSGLFWLDKYHLDGLRVDAVASMLYLDYARKQGEWVPNRHGGRENLEAIEFMRLLNRSLYRDHPDTVSIAEESTAWPMVSRPVEMNGLGFGMKWNMGWMHDTLSYFKEDPVHRRYHHHKLTFSLVYAFNENFVLPLSHDEVVYGKGSLVNKMPGDEWHQFANLRALFGLMWAHPGKKLLFMGGEFGQRREWTHEGELEWWVCDGPLHGGLQRMVRELNRVLRSEPALHDIDFSPEGFQWVEADDAGRSVIAFLRKPGAEAQRQGATPVLVVCNMTPVPRENYLVGVPSAGYWRELFNSDAREFGGAGWGNLGGVEAAPVRSHHWAQSLCLTLPPLSTLILRQEPARHAFPA, encoded by the coding sequence ATGCGCCAATGGCTTGCAGCCGACACGGTCGTGCGGAAGCCGGCTTTCTTGTTGCGTTCCTTCTTCCCCGACCTTCTCCAGGATCCCACCGTGCCGTCCAACGACTCCTCCCTGCTGACCGCCCACGACGCCTACCTGCTGCGCGAGGGCACGCATGCCCGCCTCTACCAGTCGCTGGGCTGCCACCTGCGCCGCACGGCCGGCGTGCCTGCGCAGGAGGCGCGCGGCGCGGACTTCGCGGTCTGGGCCCCGAATGCGGCGTCGGTCTCGGTGATCGGGGACTGGAACGGCTGGAACCCGGAGGCCGACCCGCTGGCGCCGCGCGGCGACGACAGCGGCGTGTGGGAGGGCTTCGCGCCCCACGCGGCCCACGGGCAGGCCTACAAGTTCCGCATCGTGTCGCGCAACGGCGGCCGGGTGCTGGAAAAGGCGGATCCGCTGGCCATCTGCTCCGAGCTGCCGCCGCGCACCGCATCGCGCATCTGGGACCTCGACTACACCTGGAACGACGGCGAGTGGATGGCCTCGCGCGGCCCGCGCAATGCGCTGGGTGCCCCGATGTCGATCTACGAGGTGCATGCGGGCTCCTGGCGCCGCAAGGATGGCCAGTTCATGGGCTACCGCGAACTGGCCCATGCGCTGGGCGAGTACGTTCAGTCGATGGGCTTCACCCACGTGGAGCTGATGCCCATCACCGAGCATCCGTTCTATGGCTCCTGGGGCTACCAGACCACCGGGTATTTCGCGCCCACGTCGCGCTACGGCACGCCGCAGGATTTCATGTACTTCGTGGACCACCTGCACCAGCGCGGCATCGGCGTGCTGCTGGACTGGGTGCCCTCGCACTTCCCGATGGACGGGCATGGTCTGGCGGAGTTCGACGGCACGCACCTGTACGAGCACGCCGACCCACGGCAGGGTTTCCATCCGGAGTGGAATTCGGCCATCTTCAACTACGGCCGCAACGAGGTGCGCAGCTTCCTCGTCTCCTCGGGCCTGTTCTGGCTCGACAAGTACCACCTGGACGGCCTGCGCGTGGACGCGGTGGCGTCCATGCTGTACCTGGACTACGCGCGCAAGCAGGGCGAATGGGTGCCCAACCGCCACGGCGGGCGCGAGAACCTGGAGGCGATCGAGTTCATGCGGCTGCTCAACCGCTCGCTCTACCGCGACCACCCGGACACAGTGAGCATCGCCGAGGAATCCACCGCCTGGCCCATGGTCTCGCGCCCCGTGGAAATGAACGGACTGGGCTTCGGCATGAAGTGGAACATGGGCTGGATGCACGACACGCTGTCGTACTTCAAGGAAGACCCGGTCCACCGCCGCTACCACCACCACAAGCTGACGTTCTCGCTGGTCTACGCCTTCAACGAGAACTTCGTGCTGCCGCTCTCGCACGACGAGGTGGTCTATGGCAAGGGATCGCTCGTCAACAAGATGCCGGGCGACGAATGGCATCAGTTCGCCAACCTGCGCGCGCTGTTCGGCCTGATGTGGGCCCACCCCGGCAAGAAGCTGCTCTTCATGGGCGGCGAATTCGGCCAGCGCCGCGAATGGACGCACGAGGGCGAACTCGAGTGGTGGGTCTGCGACGGCCCGCTGCACGGCGGCCTGCAGCGCATGGTGCGCGAGCTCAACCGCGTGCTGCGCAGCGAGCCGGCCCTGCACGACATCGATTTCTCCCCCGAGGGCTTCCAGTGGGTGGAGGCCGACGACGCCGGCCGCAGCGTGATCGCCTTCCTGCGCAAGCCCGGCGCCGAGGCCCAGCGCCAGGGTGCCACGCCGGTGCTGGTGGTCTGCAACATGACGCCGGTGCCGCGCGAGAACTACCTCGTGGGGGTGCCTTCCGCCGGCTACTGGCGGGAACTGTTCAACAGCGATGCCCGCGAATTCGGCGGCGCCGGCTGGGGCAACCTGGGCGGCGTGGAAGCCGCGCCCGTGCGCTCGCACCACTGGGCGCAGTCGCTATGCCTCACGCTGCCGCCGCTGTCCACCCTCATCCTCCGACAGGAGCCTGCACGCCATGCCTTCCCCGCCTGA
- a CDS encoding alpha-1,4-glucan--maltose-1-phosphate maltosyltransferase produces MPSPPDSAPSSPNARPAPSAAPAGPGRRLPPPAATAQAVPRAAPPLPEDGRARAVIDAVLPVVDGGRFAVKRVAGEAVRITAHCFTDGHDVPRAMLRWWKEEGPGAPTAPAELPMHPEVNDEWWAEFTPPDPGLYRYTVVAWVDAFESWRHDMQRRVDPADIRVAARVGAADARAAAMRAAAHPAPADARQLEEWAEALERGAREDIGDAAPLKALALQEAAAEAMRRHPDRSLETRHPVALPLRVDRERARFSTWYELFPRSTAAVPGMHGTFRDVEGRLADIAAMGFDVLYFPPIHPIGRVQRKGRNNTLTAAPGDVGSPWAIGADEGGHKSIHPELGTPEDFRRLVARAREHGIELALDIAFQCAPDHPYVREHPDWFRWRPDGTVQYAENPPKKYQDIYPFHFECEDWQGLWQELRSVFAHWIGEGVRIFRVDNPHTKAFGFWEWVIGDIQREHPDVLFLAEAFTRPKVMHGLAKRGYTQSYTYFTWRNTRQELQDYFTELNTAPGRDYFRPNVWPNTPDILHAQLQGGEPAMFALRLVLAATLSANYGIYGPAYELLEHLPREPGSEEYRDSEKYQLRHWDLERPGNLRPLIARVNHIRRAHPALQADHSLRFLPVDNDMLLAYLKRSPEGRDVIVTVVNLDPHHAQSGWMRLSPADIAIAAGDPPAADWQMHDLLSQQRFLWQGDTHYVLLDPQRAPAHIFAVRRRVAGAGDIDPFQ; encoded by the coding sequence ATGCCTTCCCCGCCTGACTCCGCGCCCTCCTCCCCCAACGCCCGGCCCGCGCCGTCCGCCGCGCCCGCCGGCCCCGGCCGCCGCCTGCCCCCCCCGGCCGCCACCGCGCAGGCCGTGCCGCGCGCTGCGCCCCCGCTGCCGGAGGACGGACGCGCGCGCGCGGTGATCGACGCGGTGCTGCCGGTGGTGGACGGCGGCCGCTTCGCGGTGAAGCGCGTGGCGGGCGAGGCGGTGCGCATCACCGCCCACTGCTTCACCGACGGGCACGACGTGCCCCGGGCGATGCTGCGGTGGTGGAAGGAGGAAGGCCCCGGTGCCCCGACCGCGCCGGCCGAGCTGCCCATGCACCCCGAGGTGAACGACGAGTGGTGGGCCGAATTCACGCCGCCCGACCCCGGGCTCTACCGCTACACGGTGGTCGCCTGGGTGGACGCCTTCGAATCCTGGCGGCACGACATGCAGCGCCGCGTGGACCCGGCGGACATCCGCGTCGCGGCGCGCGTGGGCGCCGCCGACGCCCGGGCCGCCGCCATGCGGGCCGCGGCGCACCCTGCCCCGGCCGACGCCCGGCAGCTCGAAGAATGGGCGGAGGCGCTGGAACGCGGCGCCCGCGAGGACATCGGCGATGCGGCTCCGCTCAAGGCCCTGGCGCTGCAGGAAGCCGCCGCCGAGGCGATGCGCCGCCACCCCGACCGCAGCCTGGAAACCCGCCATCCGGTCGCGCTGCCACTGCGCGTGGACCGCGAGCGCGCGCGCTTCAGCACCTGGTACGAACTCTTTCCGCGCTCCACCGCGGCCGTACCGGGCATGCACGGCACCTTCCGCGATGTGGAGGGCCGGCTGGCCGACATCGCCGCCATGGGCTTCGACGTGCTGTACTTCCCGCCCATCCATCCCATCGGCCGGGTGCAGCGCAAGGGCCGCAACAACACGCTCACGGCCGCGCCCGGGGACGTGGGCAGCCCCTGGGCGATCGGCGCCGACGAGGGCGGGCACAAGTCCATCCACCCGGAACTGGGCACGCCGGAGGACTTCCGCCGCCTCGTGGCGCGGGCCCGGGAACACGGCATCGAGCTCGCGCTGGACATCGCCTTCCAGTGCGCACCGGACCACCCCTACGTGCGCGAGCACCCGGACTGGTTCCGCTGGCGCCCCGACGGCACCGTGCAATACGCCGAGAACCCGCCCAAGAAGTACCAGGACATCTATCCCTTCCACTTCGAGTGCGAGGACTGGCAGGGCCTCTGGCAGGAACTGCGCAGCGTATTCGCGCACTGGATCGGCGAGGGCGTGCGCATCTTCCGCGTGGACAATCCGCACACCAAGGCTTTCGGTTTCTGGGAATGGGTGATCGGCGACATCCAGCGCGAGCATCCCGACGTGCTCTTCCTGGCAGAGGCCTTCACGCGCCCCAAGGTGATGCATGGCCTGGCCAAGCGGGGCTATACCCAGTCCTATACCTACTTCACCTGGCGCAACACGCGCCAGGAACTGCAGGACTATTTCACCGAGCTCAACACCGCGCCCGGGCGGGATTACTTCCGCCCCAACGTGTGGCCCAACACGCCCGACATCCTGCACGCCCAGTTGCAGGGTGGCGAGCCCGCGATGTTCGCGCTGCGGCTGGTGCTGGCCGCCACGCTCTCGGCCAACTACGGCATCTACGGGCCGGCCTACGAGCTGCTGGAGCACCTGCCGCGCGAGCCCGGCAGCGAGGAGTACCGCGACTCCGAGAAATACCAGCTGCGGCACTGGGACCTGGAGCGGCCCGGCAACCTGCGGCCCCTCATCGCCCGCGTGAACCACATCCGCCGCGCCCACCCTGCCCTGCAGGCCGACCACAGCCTGCGCTTCCTGCCGGTGGACAACGACATGCTGCTGGCCTACCTCAAGCGGTCGCCGGAAGGACGCGACGTGATCGTGACGGTGGTCAACCTCGATCCGCACCACGCCCAGTCGGGCTGGATGCGGCTGTCCCCGGCCGACATCGCCATCGCGGCGGGCGACCCGCCCGCGGCCGACTGGCAGATGCACGACCTGCTGAGCCAGCAGCGCTTCCTCTGGCAGGGCGACACCCACTACGTGCTGCTGGATCCGCAGCGCGCGCCTGCCCACATCTTCGCCGTGCGGCGCCGCGTCGCGGGCGCCGGAGACATCGACCCTTTCCAGTGA
- the treS gene encoding maltose alpha-D-glucosyltransferase — protein MNAPLLRQPLPAADPSAGPLPEPGPVVMPETPEIDTQGDPQWYRDAVIYQLNVKAFFDSNNDGYGDFKGVTAKLDYVKDLGVNTIWLMPFYPSPLRDDGYDIADYEDVHPQYGTLADFKEMLDAAHERGLRVITELVINHTSSDHPWFQRARRAPPGSPERDFYVWSDTDQIYQGTRIIFTDTETSNWAWDPVAKQYYWHRFFSHQPDLNFDNPLVLEAVFKTMRFWLDMGVDGFRLDAIPYLVERDGTSNENLPETHAVIKKLRAAIDAEYGNRFLLAEANMWPEDVREYFGNGDECHMAYHFPLMPRMYMAIAQEDRHPIVEILQQTPDIPEGCQWAIFLRNHDELTLEMVTSKERDYMYSMYAADMRARINLGIRRRLAPLMENDLDRVKLMNGMLLSMPGSPIIYYGDEIGMGDNVFVGDRNGVRTPMQWSPDRNGGFSRSDPQRLYLQPIMDAVYGYEALNVEAQSGDHSSLLHWTRRMLAVRKTSRAFGRGRRTFLKPGNRKILAYVSEHEDDVILTVFNLSRAAQPVELDLSAYRGRTPIEMLGRVTFPPIGDLPYLLTLHSYGFYWFRLSNEAPVPSWHQEGLDLQERPVLVLFDGWTSFFRERVMPWRIGMAERMRTQFEDDTLPRFIELQRWYADKGAAIAGARILDHTVWKAGEGCEWMLPLLGVEPAAKPGQPQGTAATYFVPLALAWEEGSEERMRRISPAGVARVRQQAQVGVMGDAFHDESFCRAVVRAMGEGTELATDQGGRVRFRRTSAFDALAADLDALPVERPGAQSSNTVVALDEALFLKGYRRLREGVNPELEVGRFLTEVARFPHCVPVAGSVEYVAPDGTTMTLALVQSYVANQGDGWEYTLGYLERFLEDTRVAQSAGPAANVHGGYLALAATLGQRTAQLHQALARRTGDAAFDPEPVTAQDVAAFRQRARAEAEDTLALLERRLGELPPAAQTDAQAVLARRALIMERLAAGGTETPTGTRTRFHGDYHLGQVLVTGNDFVIIDFEGEPGRPFEERRAKSSPLRDVAGMLRSFNYARWAALKHMTQSTEEMVRLDEAARHWEHQVRDAFLAAYAAEGLAADPALISLFELEKALYELRYELGNRVDWAQVPLQGILALIGAAAAPTPTPSLPDTPA, from the coding sequence ATGAACGCCCCCCTGCTGCGCCAACCCCTACCGGCCGCGGATCCGTCCGCCGGGCCGCTGCCCGAACCGGGCCCCGTGGTGATGCCCGAAACCCCGGAGATCGACACGCAGGGCGACCCGCAGTGGTACCGCGATGCCGTCATCTACCAGTTGAACGTGAAAGCGTTCTTCGACAGCAACAACGACGGCTACGGCGACTTCAAGGGCGTGACCGCGAAGCTGGACTACGTGAAGGACCTGGGCGTCAACACGATCTGGCTGATGCCCTTCTACCCCTCGCCGCTGCGCGACGACGGCTACGACATCGCCGACTACGAGGACGTGCACCCGCAGTACGGCACCCTCGCGGACTTCAAGGAGATGCTGGACGCCGCGCACGAGCGCGGCCTGCGCGTGATCACCGAGCTGGTCATCAACCACACCTCGTCCGACCACCCGTGGTTCCAGCGCGCGCGGCGGGCCCCGCCCGGCTCGCCCGAGCGGGACTTCTACGTCTGGAGCGACACGGACCAGATCTACCAGGGCACGCGCATCATCTTCACGGACACCGAGACCTCCAACTGGGCCTGGGACCCCGTGGCCAAGCAGTACTACTGGCACCGCTTCTTCAGCCACCAGCCGGACCTGAACTTCGACAACCCGCTGGTGCTGGAGGCCGTGTTCAAGACCATGCGCTTCTGGCTGGACATGGGCGTGGACGGCTTCCGGCTCGACGCCATTCCCTACCTGGTGGAGCGCGACGGCACCAGCAACGAGAACCTGCCCGAGACGCACGCCGTCATCAAGAAGCTGCGCGCGGCGATCGATGCGGAATACGGGAACCGCTTCCTGCTCGCCGAGGCCAACATGTGGCCGGAGGACGTGCGCGAGTATTTCGGCAACGGCGACGAATGCCACATGGCCTACCACTTCCCGCTGATGCCGCGCATGTACATGGCGATCGCCCAGGAAGACCGGCATCCCATCGTCGAGATCCTGCAGCAGACGCCCGACATCCCCGAAGGCTGCCAGTGGGCCATCTTCCTGCGCAACCACGACGAGCTCACGCTGGAGATGGTGACCAGCAAGGAGCGCGACTACATGTACAGCATGTACGCGGCCGACATGCGCGCGCGCATCAACCTGGGCATCCGCCGCCGGCTCGCGCCGCTGATGGAGAACGACCTGGACCGGGTCAAGCTCATGAACGGCATGCTGCTGTCCATGCCGGGCTCGCCCATCATCTACTACGGCGACGAGATCGGCATGGGCGACAACGTCTTCGTGGGCGACCGCAATGGCGTGCGCACGCCCATGCAGTGGTCGCCCGACCGCAACGGCGGCTTCTCGCGCTCCGATCCGCAGCGGCTCTACCTGCAGCCCATCATGGACGCGGTGTACGGCTACGAGGCCCTGAACGTGGAGGCCCAGTCGGGCGACCACAGTTCCCTGCTGCACTGGACGCGCCGCATGCTGGCCGTGCGCAAGACCAGCCGCGCCTTCGGCCGCGGGCGCCGCACCTTCCTCAAGCCCGGCAACCGCAAGATCCTGGCGTACGTGAGCGAACACGAGGACGACGTCATCCTCACGGTGTTCAACCTCTCGCGCGCCGCCCAGCCGGTGGAACTGGACCTGTCGGCCTACCGGGGCCGCACACCGATCGAGATGCTCGGGCGGGTCACTTTCCCGCCCATCGGCGACCTGCCCTACCTGCTCACCCTGCACTCCTACGGTTTCTACTGGTTCCGCCTCTCCAACGAGGCCCCGGTGCCCTCCTGGCACCAGGAGGGCCTGGACCTGCAGGAGCGCCCCGTGCTCGTGCTGTTCGACGGCTGGACCAGCTTCTTCCGCGAGCGCGTCATGCCCTGGCGCATCGGCATGGCCGAGCGCATGCGCACGCAGTTCGAGGACGACACCCTGCCGCGGTTCATCGAACTGCAGCGCTGGTATGCGGACAAGGGCGCGGCCATCGCCGGCGCACGCATCCTGGACCACACGGTGTGGAAGGCTGGCGAGGGCTGCGAGTGGATGCTGCCGCTGCTGGGCGTGGAGCCGGCAGCAAAGCCGGGCCAGCCGCAGGGCACCGCCGCGACCTACTTCGTGCCCCTGGCCCTGGCCTGGGAGGAAGGCAGCGAGGAGCGCATGCGCCGCATCTCGCCGGCCGGCGTGGCGCGCGTGCGCCAGCAGGCCCAGGTGGGCGTGATGGGTGATGCCTTCCATGACGAGTCCTTCTGCCGCGCCGTGGTGCGCGCCATGGGCGAGGGAACGGAACTCGCCACCGACCAGGGCGGGCGAGTGCGGTTCCGGCGCACCTCGGCCTTCGACGCGCTGGCCGCGGACCTGGACGCGCTGCCCGTGGAACGCCCCGGGGCCCAGAGCAGCAACACCGTGGTCGCCCTGGACGAGGCCCTGTTCCTCAAGGGCTACCGCCGCCTGCGCGAGGGCGTGAACCCCGAGCTGGAGGTCGGCCGCTTCCTCACGGAGGTCGCCCGCTTCCCGCACTGCGTGCCGGTGGCGGGGTCGGTGGAATACGTGGCGCCCGACGGCACCACCATGACGCTCGCGCTGGTGCAGTCCTACGTGGCCAACCAGGGCGACGGATGGGAGTACACCCTCGGGTACCTGGAACGGTTCCTGGAAGACACGCGCGTGGCGCAGTCGGCCGGCCCCGCCGCGAACGTGCATGGCGGCTACCTGGCCCTGGCTGCGACCCTCGGCCAACGCACGGCGCAGTTGCACCAGGCACTGGCCCGGCGCACCGGCGATGCCGCCTTCGACCCCGAACCCGTCACCGCGCAGGACGTGGCCGCCTTCCGCCAGCGCGCGCGCGCCGAGGCCGAAGACACGCTCGCCCTGCTGGAGCGGCGCCTGGGCGAGCTCCCCCCCGCGGCGCAGACGGACGCGCAGGCGGTGCTGGCGCGGCGTGCCCTCATCATGGAGCGCCTCGCGGCCGGCGGCACGGAAACGCCCACCGGCACCAGGACCCGCTTCCACGGCGACTACCACCTGGGCCAGGTGCTGGTGACGGGCAACGACTTCGTCATCATCGATTTCGAGGGCGAGCCCGGCCGGCCGTTCGAGGAGCGCCGCGCCAAGAGTTCGCCGCTGCGCGACGTGGCAGGCATGTTGCGCTCCTTCAACTACGCGCGCTGGGCCGCCCTCAAGCACATGACCCAGTCCACCGAGGAGATGGTGCGCCTGGACGAGGCCGCGCGGCACTGGGAGCACCAGGTCCGCGACGCCTTCCTGGCCGCCTACGCGGCGGAAGGCCTGGCGGCCGACCCTGCCCTGATCTCCCTGTTCGAGCTGGAAAAAGCGCTCTACGAACTCCGCTACGAACTGGGCAACCGGGTGGACTGGGCCCAGGTACCGCTGCAGGGCATCCTCGCGCTGATCGGCGCGGCAGCGGCGCCCACGCCCACCCCGAGCCTGCCAGACACTCCCGCCTGA